Proteins encoded by one window of Arachis ipaensis cultivar K30076 chromosome B04, Araip1.1, whole genome shotgun sequence:
- the LOC107637073 gene encoding F-box protein SKIP23-like, giving the protein MSEVDRWSNIHQDLLNEVTQRFYSYDNDYLQLRLVCKQWNLKLPKIPTGNKVPWLLLPIGGGAAKKSFEEVRSLEEEDIYQIMQLPTIDEETLDTDGLEEEGIYHFMAWELQDNSICGSCHGWLIIVMVYEGTIKMLNPFTKVHLDLSPISTLSNVIDINENECINIGKIITRNTIPMHKTQIWKAIINSAPTNDNNNDFMAVVIYGCDSNLAFYKPNDKRWLRFSTRPMCDVIFFQEKIYAVDYEGQLYEFDTKNKSGPMGRIYEAAPPPSDTGCFKCYYLIGCANGSLLMLIRRVRRRCKVVETVKFYVYELKKNEKAWSRIYDLGNYILVIGLNSSVQMLSSKGNQIYFTDNMRIAHSPYLAEPHDIGIFNLEDGSFKKLLTDVKFFCPPVWILS; this is encoded by the coding sequence ATGAGTGAGGTTGATCGATGGTCAAACATTCATCAAGATTTGTTAAACGAAGTTACACAGCGGTTTTATTCATATGACAATGACTACCTTCAATTACGATTGGTTTGTAAGCAATGGAACTTGAAACTTCCAAAGATCCCCACTGGCAACAAAGTTCCGTGGCTGTTACTACCTATTGGTGGTGGTGCTGCTAAAAAATCTTTTGAAGAAGTTCGTTCTCTTGAAGAGGAGGACATCTACCAGATCATGCAATTACCTACCATTGACGAAGAAACTCTTGACACAGATGGTCTTGAAGAGGAGGGAATTTATCATTTCATGGCATGGGAGCTGCAAGACAACAGCATATGTGGTTCTTGTCATGGATGGTTGATAATCGTAATGGTATATGAAGGTACGATAAAAATGTTAAACCCGTTTACAAAGGTTCACTTAGATCTTTCTCCAATCTCAACTCTCTCCAATGTAATTGATATTAATGAGAATGAATGTATTAATATTGGCAAAATTATCACTCGAAATACTATTCCTATGCATAAAACCCAAATTTGGAAAGCTATTATAAACTCGGCTCCTACAAATGACAATAACAATGATTTTATGGCTGTGGTCATATATGGATGTGATAGTAACTTAGCCTTTTACAAGCCCAATGACAAGAGATGGCTTAGATTTTCAACAAGACCCATGTGCGATGTCAtattttttcaagaaaaaatataTGCAGTAGATTATGAAGGCCAACTATACGAATTTGATACCAAAAATAAATCAGGACCAATGGGAAGAATTTATGAAGCCGCACCACCTCCATCGGATACAGGATGCTTCAAGTGTTACTATCTGATTGGATGTGCTAATGGAAGTTTATTGATGTTGATAAGACGTGTAAGACGTCGTTGCAAGGTTGTGGAGACCGTCAAATTCTATGTCTATGAattgaagaaaaatgaaaaagcatGGTCAAGAATATATGATTTGGGAAATTACATATTAGTAATTGGTCTCAATTCTTCTGTTCAAATGTTGTCGAGCAAAGGAAATCAAATCTACTTTACAGATAACATGCGTATCGCTCACTCACCATACCTTGCTGAGCCTCACGACATTGGTATCTTCAATTTGGAAGATGGGAGTTTCAAAAAATTGTTAACAGATGTGAAATTTTTTTGTCCTCCTGTTTGGATATTATCctaa
- the LOC107637074 gene encoding (+)-neomenthol dehydrogenase, whose amino-acid sequence MTWRSSSLPIVKQSYFMVSCKTVIGMRYAVVTGSNKGIGFETVKELASNGIKVVLTARDESKGIEAIEKLKECGVSDKLVVLHQLDVTDHASIASLAEFVKTQFPRLDILVNNAGISGVNPYEKDEPRFKWEELTQTYEMAEKCILTNYYGAKKTTEAFLPLLQLSNSPRVVNVSSEAGLIKVQ is encoded by the exons ATGACTTGGaggtcctcatcactaccaatcgtgaaGCAATCATACTTCATGGTATCCTGCAAGACAGTGATTGGAATGCG ATATGCTGTTGTTACAGGGTCAAATAAAGGGATAGGATTTGAGACAGTCAAAGAGTTAGCCTCAAATGGAATCAAGGTGGTGCTCACTGCAAGAGATGAGAGTAAGGGAATTGAAGCCATTGAGAAGCTCAAAGAGTGTGGTGTCTCTGATAAGCTTGTGGTTCTTCACCAACTTGATGTCACTGACCATGCTAGCATTGCATCATTAGCGGAGTTTGTTAAGACACAGTTCCCGAGACTTGATATCTTG GTGAATAATGCAGGAATCAGTGGTGTCAATCCATATGAAAAG GATGAACCAAGATTTAAATGGGAGGAACTAACACAAACTTATGAGATGGCTGAAAAGTGTATATTGACAAACTACTATGGTGCCAAGAAAACAACTGAGGCATTTCTTCCACTACTTCAGTTATCAAATTCACCAAGGGTTGTTAATGTTTCCTCTGAAGCAGGGTTGATAAAGGTACAATAA